One Amia ocellicauda isolate fAmiCal2 chromosome 13, fAmiCal2.hap1, whole genome shotgun sequence genomic window, TTGGCTCAGGTACTGGGTCTGTCACCTCAGCTTCAGCTGCATCTCTGTTATCAGTAAAGTCTTGAGACTTACCACTGTAATCCGTTTCCTCCTCCGCTGTGGTCTGTGCTGGCGTTTCTGTTTTGGGAAACTCATCTGTGTTATCTGCTTCGGTGATGGGTTCTGTCCCCTCTTCAACAGTCTCAAGCTTGTTCCCCTCTGATTCTTCCATTGCAGTGAAACAAGAGCTGTCGACTACTTCACTTAATTAACAGTTTCTGTTATCACACCTTTTGAAACCGTTTTAATTTTGATGTATAAATGTCAAAAGCTTTCTAATGTAAATCACACAATAACtccatatagatagatagatagatagatagaggaGGCTGTAAGACAGAAACCTACTTCTCAGCAGCTACAATGAAGCTGTTTATTTGGGTTGCCTCAGAAACGCAGCCCTCAGCCAATGGCAGCAGCGTGGGCCGCACTCATGAATATTAATGAGGCGCAGCAGCCGGAGCGGACTCTCTCCAGTACGCATGCCCTCCCCTTGAGGCACTGCTGCTTCAACAACAAGCAGAAGCCAGCAACATGGCCGACCTGGGGAAGAAGTACTGCGTTAATTGTCTGGCAGATGTGACGAACCTGCGGCTTCGGTGCACCGACTGCCAGGACATCGAGCTGTGCCCCGAGTGCTTCTCTGCAGGCGCGGAAATCGGCAACCACCGGCGATGGCACGGGTACCAGCAAGTAGACGGCGGCCGATTTACTCTTTGGGGTGCCGAGGCAGAAGGAGGATGGACCAGCAGGGAAGAGCAGTCGCTCCTCGATGCGATCGAGCAATATGGCTTTGGGAACTGGGTAAGTTTTATTTCTTTTCATTGAACAGAGAAAGGGGGAGTGTGGGTTGAAGATAAGTGTGGCGTGAGTATACAGCACTTTTGTGAAGTGTATCGGGACTTCTGTCTTCAGGAAGTTTCGTGTTCAAGTCGATTCCAGCAAGCAGGAGTGAGCGATATAATAAGGCTATCGCTAGTAATGCACCTAAACTGTTTCTATATGCAGTACTGTTATGGTTATGAGATAAGCTGAGTACAttgtatctgtgtctgtgttgctcGCATAAGGATTTACAGATGCGAGGGGGCAAACATAATTAAAGCAGCACCTGTAGGATCCTCAGCTTTACTTTTGCAGTGCAGTTTCAGTGTACAATGGGAACGGGTATGAATGTGGATGTCATTGCGGCAGCACTGAGAAGGGATTGCTATTAAACGGAGCCAAACGGTGACTTGATCATGTGCCTAGTGTTTTCTTAGGTTGTTCACCATTTATGAAGTGCGTGAATTCCTGCAGATCCCACAGCTAGTCATGCTTGACATGTTTCTTCTGAATAGCTACATATGTTTAAACTTCCAGAGCTCTCACATGTGCCTTTTTGTCACAGAAGTGTCAATGTATCTATCCAACGTTGCTGAGCACTTTTTAAGATTTTCTGCAGCACTCAATGAACTGGAACCCTAGTGGCAAGAAATGTGAACTTTAGGGATGGAATTGTTTAAGACTTGAGAAGGCCTTGTAGAAAGgctcaaataaattaatttactgAAAAAACAGCATCTAAGTGTGTGTActagaatgtatttttacatggaAATCTGCATGGTGGGTGATCAAGGTGGCTGCTTTTTTAATACAGTGTCTCTGTTGTAGGAGGACATGGCGGCTCATGTTGGGGCCTCTCGGACGCCCCAGGAGGTCATGGAGCATTACGTCAGCATGTACATTCATGGCAACCTGGGCAAGGCATGTATCCCTGACAGCATCCCCAACCGAGTGACGGACCACACCTGTCCAAGTGGTGGGCCGCTCTCTCCCAGCCTCACCACTCCACTGCCGCCCCTCGACATCTCTAtagtggagcagcagcagctgggCTACATGCCCCTGCGCGATGACTATGAAATCGAATATGACCAGGATGCCGAGACGCTGATCAGCGGGCTGTCGGTCAACTATGACGATGACGATGTTGAGATCGAGATGAAACGCGCCCATGTGGACATGTACGTGCGCAAGCTGAAGGAGCGTCAGCGACGCAAAAACATTGCCCGTGACTACAACCTGGTGCCAGCCTTCCTGGGGAAGGACaagaaggagaaagagaaggagaaagagaagCCAGCAGCTGGAGGGGCGGCCGTTCCCCCTGTAGCTGCCGGCTCTTCCGCCGTGGCAGCTGCCCCCAAGCGTAAGATCACAAAGGAGGAGAAGGAGCAGCGGCTGAAGCTGCGGCCTCTCTGTCAGTTCATGGCCTGCCGGGAGTTCGAGGAGTTCTTTGAGAACATGCACAAGGAGCGCGTGCTGAGGGCCAAGGTACGTGAACTGCAGCGTTACCGACGAAATGGCATCACCAAGCTGGATGAGTCGGTGGAATACGAGGCAGCAAGGCACAAGCGGGAGAAACGCAAGGAGAACAAGAGCGTGGCTCAGTCCAAAAGGGGTGGTagtggaggtggaggaggaggcagtGGAGGGGGAGGCAAAGAGGACGGCAAGGACAGCGAGTTCTCGGCTATTGAGAACCTGTCTGGGTTTGAGCTGCTCTCCGACCGCGAGAAGGTTCTCTGCAATTCCCTCAACCTCAGCCCCACGCGCTACCTAACTGTCAAGACCATCATAATTAAGGACCACCTCCAGAAACGCCAGGGAATTCCCTCCAAGAGCCGTCTCCCTAGCTATCTGGACAAAGTCCTCAAAAAGAGGATCCTGAACTTCCTGACAGAGAGTGGATGGATTTCCAGAGACGCTTCCTAATAGCcctggttttttttttgttttttttgtttttttaattctttttcACGAGAGATTTTATCTATGTCTGGCCTCCATAAGTTTAAATGGGCCAATCtactggattttgtttttcattgttataTTTTTGTCAATAGTGATCACACTTCCAGTACATGGTAATGCTGAGAATGCATTGGGAAATAGAAGTAAACAAAAAAGAAGACagggaaataaaatatttgcagtGTAGTAATAAAACCGTTTTATAAGTGAACACACTGGAAAATGTTTTGAGTATGAGCAGCTCATACCGATGTGGATGCTGTTTGCTGTTTAATTCACTATTTTTGCATGGAACAGACCTTCttgactattttattttaaggcaaAATATAGTGTCACTTCTGTACATGCCATGGTACACTGTGTTCCTGAACTTCAGTCATGTTGAACTGACATTGCTGCATACATCTAGATGACTGTGGTATACAGAGAGCACAAATATCTCCTTTTAGGAGGTAATTGGATGCCCTGCACTGTTCTGCACAGTTGAGAAATTAATCTTGCCTCTCATCTCTTACAGAAATAATGCAGTAATCTCAAAATCACCCTTTTACATTCTCCTTTGTGATGATGCTTGTTTGATGGACATCTTCATGGGTTGATCCTTATAGTCTTTGTTTCTGGTGTTAGTTGCCAAATGTTGCGTTTGTAGGTTTCTACAAAGTGACAAAAGCCTTTGCCAAGGAAAAAGAGCCAGGTGTGTAATTCTGTGGATTCTTCCGTATACACATGagagaggaaaggaaaaaagcTTTAACGTATCAAGGTGGgcatttggttttaatttaaatgtttttaaagcacaaaatGAGGATTAGAATGCATTTCCAGCCAGCACAGATGCTTGAATTGTGGTGTTTTATCTGAAGTCAGTGTCACTGGCATCTGAAAGGACTTGGTCAAACCTGTTTTGCCTGACACATTACAAGCTTATAACTGTGTTTCTCCCTTTATGAATATGTGTAAAGCATGTTTATGTGgaacttgtattattttattacaggcTGTGTAGTAGAACTGCATACCATATGAAGGGGTCGGGGGTGACAATTTGTCCTAAGAACCTAACTAACATGCCCAAACCAGGTTTTTATCTTCATTGGTGGTATACATGTGAAACTCACTGTATTTCTTTTGCAAGAAAAGTTTGTTTCCCTTCATCATATGACCTGCAAGGCCTTCTGGTGCTGTGCATAGTTACCAAAAGGttttaaactgttcacctaAATGTACTATCGATAGACATTAGCTCATGTGTCTCAAATGCAGTATGGATCGTAGTTCAGAAATGAAAGTCCTACACTGACTCTATAAGCCTTTGCTGTTGAAATAAATTAGTTTATTGTCAATTTAACACATTGCCTTAAAAAGGGGGCTCCTGTTCTACACAAAGCCCTAATTTGCATTCACTTTAGTCCATATTTCTGtgaataattgttttatttaacttaAGCAATACAGTACAAATTGCCAAAGGATGACATACCCTTTAAAAGATGGCATAAGCTTTAAAGGAACAGTTTAGTAAAATCAAAACAATTCtgtaaaaatgcaaaactaaaaAGTCAGATTTGGAAAACTTAACAAGGTTTCCTGCCCAGTTGAAGCACAATGGTTAGactaatatgttttttatttttcatttgtattaattgtggGGATTCAAAGACATCAGAAGTGCCCCAATTTTGAGTCAGA contains:
- the tada2b gene encoding transcriptional adapter 2-beta, whose protein sequence is MADLGKKYCVNCLADVTNLRLRCTDCQDIELCPECFSAGAEIGNHRRWHGYQQVDGGRFTLWGAEAEGGWTSREEQSLLDAIEQYGFGNWEDMAAHVGASRTPQEVMEHYVSMYIHGNLGKACIPDSIPNRVTDHTCPSGGPLSPSLTTPLPPLDISIVEQQQLGYMPLRDDYEIEYDQDAETLISGLSVNYDDDDVEIEMKRAHVDMYVRKLKERQRRKNIARDYNLVPAFLGKDKKEKEKEKEKPAAGGAAVPPVAAGSSAVAAAPKRKITKEEKEQRLKLRPLCQFMACREFEEFFENMHKERVLRAKVRELQRYRRNGITKLDESVEYEAARHKREKRKENKSVAQSKRGGSGGGGGGSGGGGKEDGKDSEFSAIENLSGFELLSDREKVLCNSLNLSPTRYLTVKTIIIKDHLQKRQGIPSKSRLPSYLDKVLKKRILNFLTESGWISRDAS